CTCCTTGACCATCAAGCACCAATAGAAGTGGCATCCATTGAAGAAACCCAACAAGAAACGGAGGACAAGGTCACAGAAGAAGCTGATAAACCAATTTGTCCTGAAGTGGAACCAGGATCAGAACTTTCTGGAGTCTCCTCAGCCGTGAGTATGCTTGACATTTCTGGCGAACACTTGGACGACGTGTTTTACGGCGGAGGGAGTGAGCCACCTGCCGCTGCGAGTGCTGGCGAAAAGGAAAGAGAGTTTTCCAAAACCTCTCTGAAGGAAAGCGGCAGCGCCTTGTTTGGAACGGAGGAGTCGGTCCTCACTCCCATATACCTTCCCGAAGGTCCTCCGAAAATCATTGACCCCAACTTGCTGGAGGAGCCCAAAGCCTTGGCGTTTCTCTACTCAGACCTGTACGCGGACGCCGTCGGCACCAGGATGAAACAGGAGGATGACGTCGAGAGCGTGAGCTCCGAGAAATCCTTCCACAGTCAACAGTCCGACTCCGAGGACAGAGGGTATCTGGAGAAGTTTGTGCTCAAGGTCGAGACTCTAGCCGTCGTTCCCGAGATACGCCCCGAAGAACGGCACGACCCGTTCAGACTCGGCGGATACGCGGTTCACCGCAAAGAAGAAGAGCAACATCGAGCAGAGGAGCAGGAAGAGATCACAGATTTCTTCAGAAACAGTGCATCTTCATCGCCCTGTGAACCCGTTGACTTTGGGCAGCTGGAGGAAGAGGAAAAGATCGAAGTCGTCAGGACGCCTCGGGTCACTTTCAAAGACGAACAAAAGATTAAGACGGAACGCCAGGCGAGCGATCATCCATCGTCGGTTGACGACACGGACTTTTCAGATGAGTTTTTACCGGTTGAAATAAGCGAGGATTGTCCGGCGTGGGAGGACAACTTGCCGGCGGTCGTCAGAGCTTCAACGCGCACAGATGAGCTAAAGACAAAACCAAAGTCAGTAAATGATAAAAGCTCTCCAGCACCAGGGGAACCTCAAAACACAATCAGACCCTTAATTCCACAGCACAAACCCTTCCTGGATCTGACCCCGCTGCTGCCCGTCCAGACTGAGGACGAGAAAGAAACAAGCGATGGTGAGAAGGAGAAAGAGAACACAAGCTCTGACGCCTCATCCGTCAGTAATCAGGACCGTTCGATCTCCGGAGAGCTTCCTGACGCTGTTGATGCTCCAGCTGCCTTGAACAAGTCAGACTAACATTTTCCGGCTTGGCAATGAGTGATCCGTTTTCCTTCAGAAAAACAGAAAATGAGCTGAACATTATCAGGCGTGTCTGTCGTGATGAATCTGAGATATTCGAATGGAATATGGTAGGTATGTCCTGTACAGTATATGACTGTCGAAGCCTAAGGAGACTAATGCACAGTTTGTGCGCGTGTAAGGATTACAACTCACCTCCACAGCTGAAAacaagtaaattattttaaaaaataataatgtataataacCTGTGCTTAAATGATGTACAGTTTTTCTGtgtactttatttaaaaataatcagGCACAAACACGTGTAAACATTTGTGAAtacaatgaataaaatataaattatttactgTTAACATGGTGAATGTGCTGAACTGTCTGTTTTCTTCATTAGAAACCTAAACGCAAGCATCAACCAACAATCAAAAAGATTACATCTATTTTCTGAAGTACACTTTTCTTAAGTTCTTGTCTTGATCTTGTGACATTGCGATATTAATCCGACAGATGAGACAAGAACTACGTATTTCAGGTGGGGGATTACACTTGAGAAAGATTTCTACGACTGAACAAAAGATGTGATATGCACGTCTTCCTACATGGATGTATGACAATAATTATTAATTGATCCTATAACCTTTGGGAAAATTAATGATATTATTTGTCGCAAAGTGTTTTACCTCAGCAATTCGCGCCCTTTTTAATCGGAATACGCGCGCGAACCTGACACAGCTGTAGAAGGGATTTGACAGGCTTCTGTTCTCATTTACACAATGTAAAAAATGCTAATACTGCAGACATATGAGATAGGCCTCTGCATACGAGATAAACAGGCAATATCTTCTCTGTATTAATCACGTGAGTAAATAATAAATTCTTACCTGCGGTCCATACAGAACCTGATGCTCTAGAGTCCGGATCCGCTTCTGATTCAGTTCTGATCCGGTTTTACCATCTTCACATTACAGAGATCCAGACATGAACCAAGACGTCATgaatttgtttttaaacaaatgccGTCATACAAATAAGGAAAAAGTTTTATCTAATATTTTTCCACAAAGATTATGCTAGTAAAAACGTTTAAGCCTTTAAAATACATTTGCAAATaagaaaaacaagttaaaatgtgTTTCAAAGAGACCAGAAACTCCCTATAAAACTCttatttgcaaaataaataaaaaacaagcaTAAAAGAAATAAATTCTTAAGTGAAGTCACTTTTGCTGATATCTTAGTTTCGTAATATTTAATGATTTTATAATGGAGTTCAAGAAACATCCTAAAAGAGAACTGTTAAATCTCTAAACAACAGGCCTcttttacaaaaacaaacaaaaaatcttgATCTTCCAACAGCAGACAAACCACAGATATTCAAATATCTAAAACTGTTCCAACACCAGAAGTCTGTGTTTAAATTCAGAATGTAAAGATACTCACATATATAAAAACAGAGCTGATGAACTAATAAAACATAATGACAATCATCAGCGTCTGTAGGAAATAACGACAGCAGCCAGACGACTGGAACAGAGTGTTggacaactattattattattattattattattattaatctctcTTTACAGCCAGTGTTGTGTGGACATCTTACTTCAGTACATCATGGTTTTATTGCAGTTCAGAATCGTGTAGAAAAACAAGCGCCACGTTCAACAGCACAAACCTGCTTGGAAACGCAGATAAAACACGTCTGATAAatcaatcatcatcatcatcattgttCCTGGAGATAAACACACACGCCAAACGCTGATTCCGCTGCCAGTCGATCACGTTCGTAACGAGATTGCAAATAAAAGGTGaatatgattaaaaatacaacataAGAAAAATGATGAGCTCCCCAAAAGATAATGGCTTTAATGACAGATGTGTGATTGAATTCTCCGCCGGGACCTCCAGAGATTTCCAACCGGGAGTGTTTACAGTGACGCCATTAAAACATCCAGACGAGAACTTCCTTCCCAAACGCTTCTCTCAGGGTCATCTCCAGCGTTTGATCCGTCACAGGCTTTAGGACCCTTGAGAAGATTTAGTCAAGCTTATATGTCCATCTCTCTGCCTCCACACAAATAATCAAGGTTGTTCCTTATAAAGACACGAGCAGAAcgtcctcacacacacacacacacacacacacatatatatatatttatatacacacacacacttgctcgGGCACATAtacaaagaaaaacaaagaaaaacaccCCTAGAATAACGCAGCTCTCACTGCTGTCCATGTGCAACACAGAAACAAGCCCGACACAcacatactctctctctctctctctctctcacacacacacacacacacacacacactcgtgaGCTCACTGTAGTGTGACGTGACAGACGTGTGTTGAAGGAGAGCAGCGTAACTTCCTCCTCATGAACACAAACGTGTTTCTGTGCCGTCAGTGTCAGTGAGGAACATCACGCAGATAGACGTCTGGCGCTGGTGTCCGGATCacctttacctgctggtgtccaTCGGATCCTCCTTGAAGTTCTCGCACTGCTCCATCACtttactgcacacacacacacacacacacacacacacacacacacacacacaacatcagATCAATCCAGCACTGCTTCTCTGTGTTTAAAACTGAATGACTACATGACATGAGATCAGCAAAACTCTGACTTTCAGCATGATGTGACTCTTTCGAATGAACTGCTCAAACGACTCACGAATCAGAATCAAATTCATGACGCACTGGGTTATGAGAACTCATCCCACTCTATATTTCCTCATCACTGTAATAATGACAATTTGCCATGTTTCTTAATGATAATGTGTGCTTTAGCAAAACTTTAATCCTATAGCTACTGCATCATATGATAAAACATTTCTAAAGCGTCTAAATGATCAACACAATCAATCTTTGCTGTTAAACACATCACAGGATCCTGTCGTCTGATTGATAGTTTAGAGTTTTTTGTCCAGTAAAAACATCCAGCTTCAGCTGTTTTTGCTGTCAAATCTTGACTGATTCTTAAGTGAACATCAGAATAACTGTAGTCATATCTCCAGAAGATGGCTTGGCTTTACTTGATTCTCcatgaatctgttttttttttttatcttaaatcaTCAGGATCTTTAAAGGAGTGTTTGTTTCCAAAAGCTTTACTTTCACTGTTCCTCAGtggaggaatgatcttcccaagTCTCCAAAACATCTCACAGCTTTTGAAGaacgtttatttgttcatctctcgaTCATCATTGGAccgtaggggtgtgacgagacacttatctcacgagaacgagacgagacaagattttttaacttttttaaagaaatcctcaatgatgaaatatataggggaaaatagcattttattcaacaaaaacacaaaatgcaaaaaaactgtaggtgcattttgatatgaacttgtactttatgaaatgaaacttctattttaatgaattatacgcagtaataaacatgtaaactaacgctgcatgattctggataaactgaaaaactattttcttttataaattggagatctccattctgaagaaaaaaaggattagaaatctaaacaaaatgacgtaatttactagtggttctgacagaatgttcatcGCTTAGgtctatatttgaacaaaaaataaatacaaatgaaggagccagtgtctcaattaataaagacttgtttcactattggaatctcttgaatgtataattcaatgacaaatacttttttaaacgtgCGGTTGTCGGCACCTATTAGCGGAAGAGGACACTACACACGTGTTAGAAGATACTTTAGTTCTGATCGCtgctgtagacaataagtgtttacaCCCAAACTATAAGCTATCACCACAGTACTTATgtcatttaaatgtctgtaacaaagaaataatgatgattatgtggttaaaaagactgtgttGCTTTCTGGAAcagcagcagtaagaatgcagatgtgaatgtcttcaataactttcacatggtaagcgtcagtggagcgtgaTTCAGTTGTAATAGACATCGCTGAATCCTTGTCATTCAAGAATAAGATCGCGTGGCTGTTTGAATAGAGATTGTGATATtttaactattagtcatgcagctctaatgtaaacaacgcaaaatgttttgccatgatttCGTCACGTTCTCGCCAGACCAGTCcgatctcgcgggacacatcggaaTATCTCGAGATATCGTCACACCCCTAatggattgcattgcattatatgtttggatcatttcaatctcatCTGAGACACAGAGCAACCACTGATTTCTACATCATTTTATATCAGTATCTACTCTACTGTTATAAAGATCTgattgatttacattacaagcagCAGAATTTAatcatataaatatcagcatctgcagTAAATTCATGTTTTCGCTCAGTTTGAGTCTCTGAATAAAACTAAGCTGTTTCTATACAGTATATTCTCACTAGATCAGACTGAAACAGTCTGAATGGTTTTTGATGTCTCTGACAAGGTTGTATCAAAAGATGCACTTCATAGATTTTTCTACtgcactttttttgtatttttggttGCTCTGACGTTATATTGTTATTTCATAACAATGACAATAAATTCGAGTTCAATTCAAATTGAAACTGATCAAATATGATACAAAACAAAATTTTAAGAAGTAATTTTTCTGACTATTATTACATATGTCAAGCTTCTGATCTAGTATGTTCGTTCAGTTTATAGTTTATATCAGTTACTGGCTGGAGGAGTTTCTTCCTCTAAAGATTAAAAGAATCATCATGGAATCATGATCTAGTTGAACAGATTAAAATGATTCtggagactgtgtgtgtgtgtgtgtgtgtgtgtgtgtgtgtgtgtgtgtgtgtgtgtgtgtgtgtgtgtgtgtgtgtgtgtgtgtgtgtgtgtgtgtgtctgtgtgtgttgttACCTTGCCATGTCCTTGGTCTCCTGATGAGAGGACTCCAGCTCTAGAACTTTCTGCAGCAGAATGACGCCGCCCTCCTTTATCAACAGAGGGCAGTATTTACTCGCTATAGAACCAGAAcacagagaaacagagagagaatgAAGCCCATTTGAGCTGAATTCAACATTAACAATGTGTTTGCCATCGCAAAGAGCCTCAGACCGCTCGCAATGAAAAACAAACTATATTAAACTCAGAAATGAAAGTTAAAGGGTAAGTTAGGTAACAGTTGATGGCCCATATTGACTTTCATTGCATGGAAAACATTTTTTACCcacaatatcttattttgtgtttaacagaagaaagaaactcatacaggtttagaacgacatgaagcAGAGCAAATAATGAAAGAAtcgtcatttttgggtgaactatcccacttttttagtttaatatagcctgtttttgtttactttcatTTACTCCTCACAGTTGTATTTGTTGATGGTGATTTTAATGACTCACGGTAAACTGACACCAGGTTAAAAAGCGCCCATGTGGCCCAGTGCTGACTGACCGGAGCGCCGCTCTGAGGAAGGAGACGCAGGATGGGCTCGAACGACCTGCAAACACACAAGTAGAATCAGTTCAATGGGACTTTTCTTCCAGCAGAAGCACAAA
The genomic region above belongs to Garra rufa chromosome 19, GarRuf1.0, whole genome shotgun sequence and contains:
- the LOC141293038 gene encoding uncharacterized protein, with the protein product METMEIMDPESQMTALLDDTLAEEEQLNDELEDLSNSLREVVQDGAVKPKLHCLMMDPFFSMVTVQSEDSGIVWETASSRCSTPWASEFNAPASEPGYSCCGSGTAGKIVFIMDEELMSRRKRKPKSEKSKSLPSHEILAEAERPAMVEVSLPNVTPEEGTEEHKTADLKEEKHQRLFSLVSEGSEILNIIAPPKFSTVDEEESKGLEDNLYYLEETPAVKSPEIPDEPELDIYTETAVSVIPEPVVQISFPPVQVSRRGQTSEDYFEKFTLLDHQAPIEVASIEETQQETEDKVTEEADKPICPEVEPGSELSGVSSAVSMLDISGEHLDDVFYGGGSEPPAAASAGEKEREFSKTSLKESGSALFGTEESVLTPIYLPEGPPKIIDPNLLEEPKALAFLYSDLYADAVGTRMKQEDDVESVSSEKSFHSQQSDSEDRGYLEKFVLKVETLAVVPEIRPEERHDPFRLGGYAVHRKEEEQHRAEEQEEITDFFRNSASSSPCEPVDFGQLEEEEKIEVVRTPRVTFKDEQKIKTERQASDHPSSVDDTDFSDEFLPVEISEDCPAWEDNLPAVVRASTRTDELKTKPKSVNDKSSPAPGEPQNTIRPLIPQHKPFLDLTPLLPVQTEDEKETSDGEKEKENTSSDASSVSNQDRSISGELPDAVDAPAALNKSD